The Phycisphaerales bacterium DNA segment GAGCGGCGGGCGTCGCTCAAGCGGCAGCGCGAGGACCAGGCGACCCCGGTTGAGGCCCGCCCCGACGACGGCATGGGCCCGCCCGCGGTGGTGGGCGGGGGCTCGCTGCGGCGTCCGGAAGAGGCCTCGCTGATCGACTTCTCGGATTCGGACCAGCAGAAGCAGCCCGAGCGTGTGCGGCAGATCCAGGCGCAGATCGTGAACCTGCAGGCGCAGGTGCGGCTGTTCGAGCAGCAGCTGCAGAACGACCGCAACATGCCCGAGGCGCAGCGGGCCAACATCCAGCGGAACATCCGGCGGTACCGCGAGATGATCCAGCAGTACAAGGCGGAGCGCGCGCGGATGCTGCGGGGGAACCAGGTCGAGCCGTGAGCGTCCTGGGCCGGGCGCCCCGGCTTGACAGTTGAATGTCGCGGCGTTGTGATTGGCGCGTGACGCCGGTTCGCTCTGTTGCCATCTTGTTCCACGCCCGCCAGACCGACGCGGCGCGGATGCACTACCGAATCTGGCCGATCGCCGAGTGCTGGCGGCGGATGGGGATCAAGGTCGATGTGGTGTTCGGGATTGATGGTGAGAATGAGCGCACGCTGCTCAATGCGGACCTGCTGGTGCCGCACGTGGACTGCTCGGTGCGGCCGCCGGCGTACCAGGCGGTGATCGAGCGGCATCCGCGGGTGCTGAACCGGCGGCTCACGGACATCCGCAAGCGGACGGTGGCGCGGCTCATGGGTTCGCCACTGGTGGTGACGCGGGCGGACGTTGAGGCGGGGTACGACGGGCCGGTGATCGTCAAGACGGACGGCAACTGCGGGGGGCTGCCGGACTACCACTACTCGCGCGGCGGGGACCGGGGCCCAACGCTGCTGGACAAGGTGCGGCGGCGGGTGTGCAACCATGCTCTCGTGACGCGGCACGCGTGGCTGGAGCGTCGCAGCTACCGCTGGGCGCGGACGCTGACGCGGTATCCGATTTATGAGAGCGCCCGCGATGTGCCCGCGGGCGTGTGGGCGAACCCGAGTCTGGTGGTGGAGCGGTTCGTGCCCGAGCGCGTGGCGGTTGAGAGCGGGCTGCACTACGTGATGCGGATGTGGATCGTGATGGGTGAGAGCGGCACGGGGCGGACGCTCACGGCCGCGGACGCGTACGTGAAGGACCGGCATGCGCGGCTGGCGCACTTCTCTGCGCTGCCGGCGGAGGCGGCCTCGTGGCGCGAGCGCCTGGGCGTTGACTACGGCAAGCTGGACTATGTGGTGCCGCGGGAAACGGAGTGGGACGTGAGCGGGCTGAAAGCCCGTCCCCCCGGGTCTGGGTCTGCCGTGCTGCTGGATGTGAACCCCACGCCCACGGTGAGCGGGGACGCGTTCAGCGAGTTTTATGTGGAGCAGTGTGCGCCGCTGGCGCGGGGGGCGGTGGAGTGGGCGGAGGGGGCCTCGTTGGTTCCTCCGCCGGTTTGAGTCGCCAGGGCTTTCGGACGTGATGCTCTCTCAGTCAACGCAGCCTGCAGCGGATTCGGCATCGCGCATGGCAAGGCTCGCCGCCCTGCCCGACCCGCCCGGACGCAAGCGATACTGCAACCACCGCGGCTTCCGGCGTTCGCCGCCGCACCACGCCGCACCCTCATCACCACTGAGAACGGCCCGGGAGAGCCCGAGAGGCCCGGCCTGAGGGCCTCTCGGATGCGCGGCGCGGGACGAAGGTGTGGTGGGTTACGTGGGGAAAGGTGGAGGTCACGACCGACCTGCTGCGCTTGGAACAAGATTGTGGTTGGGCCACTAAAGTGAATGCATGCTGGCTGCCCACGGTGCTCTCTGCACGGCCACTCTGCTTGTCGTGATGCTCGCGTCGGTGGCGCCGATGCATGGGTGCGACGAGTCGGTCACGAGGGTTCGTTCCTCGGGCTCTGGTGTGACAGCCGCGGCGCTGGCGGGCAAGTGGGCGAGCAAGGACACCGTGGCGTGGGTGCAGCTGAAGGATGATGGAACGTTTGCGTCGGGCGGGCTCCTCGGACCGAGCGACACGAAGGGGACCTGGAGCCTGATCTCGCTGTCGGGAGTGGTGGCCGTTGACCTCGTCAGGGAGGGCACGGGCCGTGTTGCACACGAGACAGTGCTGGTGCTCCAGAAAGCGAGCGGCGAGCTCATCCTGGAGTACGCGGGGGGCGACCCGGATGACGGGGCGGTCCGGCTGCGACGGGTGGAGTAGAGGCGACGCGGGTCAGTGCCGGTTCTGGTCGCGGTGGTCGAGGCGGGCGCGGGTCATGCGTTCGCGGAGGCCGCCCTTCTCGACCAAGTCCTGCTCGAGGCGGGCGATCTGGTGGTCGACGAGGTAGCGGGCCTGGTGGATGAGGCAGATGGCGATGTTGGCCACGACTGATGCGTCGCGCGTAAGCACAAAGTCGCGGTAGGTCTCGAAGGTGTCGTTGCGGAGGTCACGGACGTAGCGCGCCTCCTTCGAGTTCTTGTCCCAGAGCGGCAGGTCGCGGACGCGGAGGTAATCGAGGTAGTCGTTGAGCAGCTCCTCGAGGCTGGCGCGGGCGACACCCAGGAGCTTGATTTCCATTTCCTTGGAGGTGCCCGAGGCGCTGACGCCCTCGACGATGTTCTGCTTGCCGCTGCGCGCTGCCTGGACCATCTGGTCGATGGTGCGGTCGCCCTTTTTGAGGAAGCGTTCGCAGAAGCGATGGGTGATGTCGTAGATGATCTCCGCCT contains these protein-coding regions:
- a CDS encoding four helix bundle suffix domain-containing protein, whose translation is MPERPFIPPHGNYRELLSYQKAEIIYDITHRFCERFLKKGDRTIDQMVQAARSGKQNIVEGVSASGTSKEMEIKLLGVARASLEELLNDYLDYLRVRDLPLWDKNSKEARYVRDLRNDTFETYRDFVLTRDASVVANIAICLIHQARYLVDHQIARLEQDLVEKGGLRERMTRARLDHRDQNRH